One Candidatus Bathyarchaeota archaeon genomic window carries:
- a CDS encoding adenylosuccinate synthetase, giving the protein MPCSVIVGAFWGDEGKGKIISYLALKDDIDFCVRTGSVNAAHTVWFEGKKYALHMVPAAFLNPKTRLLLAAGANVHVPTLLQEQELTQVPTSRLGVDQNASIIEQKHSDQDKASAVNKGIGTTGRGVGPAVEERARRTAKLAKDIPELKPYLCDQITEVNDGLDEGKKVILEGTQGFMLSLFLSGGYPYVTSRDTGASAIASEAGVGPTRVDDVLIVYKSFMTRVGAGPLPGEITKEQALKRGWFEVAAGTGRDRRSAPFDFDLAKKTARINGATQAAMTKLDCIYPSCRSARKYDDLPKEAKDFIKEVENRTGVPIVLIGTGPEALDIIDRRV; this is encoded by the coding sequence ATGCCCTGCTCAGTAATAGTTGGTGCCTTCTGGGGAGACGAAGGCAAAGGAAAAATAATTTCATACTTAGCCCTCAAAGACGATATTGATTTCTGTGTTAGAACAGGCTCCGTGAATGCAGCACACACCGTCTGGTTTGAAGGCAAAAAATACGCTCTACATATGGTTCCCGCGGCGTTTCTTAATCCCAAAACACGCCTTCTGCTCGCTGCAGGCGCAAATGTTCATGTTCCCACGTTATTGCAGGAGCAAGAACTCACCCAAGTGCCCACAAGCAGACTAGGCGTAGACCAAAACGCGTCCATCATCGAGCAGAAACACAGCGACCAAGACAAAGCAAGCGCTGTAAACAAAGGCATCGGCACCACAGGCCGCGGCGTTGGACCAGCCGTAGAAGAACGCGCCAGACGCACAGCAAAACTTGCCAAAGACATACCTGAACTCAAACCATACCTTTGCGACCAAATCACTGAGGTAAACGACGGCTTAGATGAAGGCAAAAAAGTCATCCTTGAAGGAACACAGGGCTTCATGTTGTCCCTTTTCCTCAGCGGTGGCTACCCATACGTAACCAGCCGAGACACAGGTGCATCAGCCATCGCCTCAGAAGCAGGCGTTGGACCAACAAGGGTAGATGATGTTTTGATAGTGTACAAGTCGTTTATGACACGTGTAGGCGCTGGACCCCTACCTGGAGAAATAACCAAAGAACAAGCACTAAAGCGAGGTTGGTTCGAAGTAGCGGCGGGAACAGGCAGAGACCGACGCTCGGCACCCTTTGACTTCGACTTGGCAAAAAAGACTGCTAGGATAAACGGTGCCACACAGGCTGCAATGACAAAGCTTGATTGCATCTATCCAAGTTGCAGAAGTGCAAGAAAATATGACGACCTGCCAAAAGAAGCCAAAGACTTCATAAAAGAAGTAGAAAACAGAACAGGCGTACCCATCGTTCTAATCGGCACAGGCCCTGAAGCCTTAGATATCATTGACCGCAGGGTATAG
- a CDS encoding dihydrofolate reductase family protein produces MLPKIIIHNSISLDGSLTNFEPNMGLHYQIAGTYKPDAHLIGSNTAKIGVTLYSKEIPKEEKVDFKKPKRDSTLPYWVMIDTKGALKGILHIARRFEFSRDIIVLISEDTPKEYITYLKERNYDYRKVGKEHVDMKTALETLAKDYAIKTILTDTGRILNNLLLNQGLVSEISLLIHPLIVGKNAYPMFSEVDKTLNLTLHKKEIFDNGYAWLVYKVNK; encoded by the coding sequence ATGTTGCCAAAAATAATAATACACAACTCTATAAGCTTAGATGGCTCTCTCACAAATTTTGAGCCAAACATGGGCTTACACTACCAAATAGCAGGAACATACAAGCCTGATGCGCACTTGATTGGTTCAAATACGGCAAAAATAGGCGTTACACTATACAGTAAAGAAATTCCGAAAGAAGAAAAAGTAGACTTCAAAAAACCCAAACGAGACAGCACCTTACCTTATTGGGTAATGATTGACACAAAGGGGGCGCTAAAGGGTATACTTCACATTGCTAGGCGATTCGAGTTCTCCAGAGACATAATCGTGTTAATATCTGAAGATACACCAAAAGAATACATAACATACCTCAAAGAACGAAACTACGACTACCGCAAAGTCGGCAAAGAACATGTGGACATGAAAACTGCACTTGAAACCCTCGCCAAAGATTACGCTATCAAGACAATACTGACTGACACAGGACGTATACTAAATAATCTGCTTTTGAATCAAGGGTTAGTCTCAGAAATCAGCTTACTAATACACCCGCTCATTGTCGGAAAAAACGCTTATCCAATGTTTAGCGAAGTCGATAAAACGCTTAACCTAACACTGCATAAGAAAGAAATCTTCGACAATGGATATGCCTGGTTAGTTTACAAAGTTAACAAGTAA
- a CDS encoding M20/M25/M40 family metallo-hydrolase — MTVPLLTEIKQEITQLLSDLIRINTTNPPGNESQAANFLAQYLAKDGFNTEIIESETGRGSIITRLKGTGEKPNLLLLSHLDVVAANPAEWTVDPFSGTVKDGYVYGRGAIDMKGMTAIEVLTLKLLKRNKIPLKGDVVLAATADEEKGGEAGAGYLMRNYKEKIWCPYVLNEGGGLAIPQKKGYVFPVQTAEKGILWLKIKAKGTPGHGSTPNMADNAIERINKILSILSSYQPEIVFVPTLKEFLTEVAKLNPEFNEPFARLLANPQQSDKILDEIAKKDKPLAEEIRPRTKMTITPTMIHGGVKENIIPSECEAVFDCRILPGQSIDETFALIKSMLKDVGMEKLTFETLQMHNGSESTTQTPLYNAITSVLKEFDPTCGVTPTLTTGGTDSRFFRETGSVCYGFHPMRPDEPNDQLEKRMHGIDERITVENLVFGTSVFYEVVKRFIT; from the coding sequence ATGACCGTACCCCTTCTGACCGAAATAAAACAAGAAATTACACAGTTACTTAGTGATTTGATTCGTATAAACACCACTAACCCACCTGGAAATGAAAGCCAAGCAGCAAACTTTCTAGCACAATACCTCGCAAAGGACGGATTCAATACAGAAATCATAGAATCTGAAACTGGCAGAGGAAGCATAATTACACGCCTCAAAGGCACAGGCGAAAAACCCAACCTTCTGTTACTATCCCATCTAGATGTTGTTGCGGCTAATCCAGCAGAATGGACTGTTGACCCATTTAGTGGAACAGTTAAAGACGGCTACGTTTACGGTAGAGGCGCCATCGACATGAAGGGCATGACCGCCATTGAAGTATTAACCCTCAAACTCTTAAAGAGAAACAAAATTCCGCTAAAAGGGGATGTTGTCTTAGCTGCCACAGCTGACGAAGAAAAAGGCGGAGAAGCAGGAGCAGGCTACCTGATGCGGAATTATAAAGAGAAAATCTGGTGCCCCTATGTGCTAAACGAGGGCGGCGGATTAGCAATCCCACAGAAGAAAGGGTACGTTTTCCCTGTACAAACTGCAGAAAAAGGAATCTTGTGGCTAAAAATAAAAGCTAAAGGAACCCCTGGGCACGGCTCCACTCCGAACATGGCTGATAATGCCATAGAGCGCATAAATAAAATTCTCAGTATACTCAGCAGTTACCAACCTGAAATCGTGTTCGTGCCAACACTCAAAGAGTTCCTCACCGAAGTGGCAAAACTCAACCCTGAATTCAACGAACCGTTCGCTCGTCTGCTGGCAAACCCGCAACAAAGCGATAAGATACTTGATGAAATAGCAAAAAAAGACAAGCCGTTAGCTGAAGAAATCAGGCCAAGAACAAAGATGACCATAACTCCAACCATGATTCACGGCGGAGTAAAAGAGAACATAATACCCTCAGAATGCGAAGCGGTGTTTGACTGCAGAATCCTGCCTGGCCAAAGCATTGATGAAACATTTGCTTTAATCAAAAGCATGCTCAAGGACGTTGGCATGGAAAAATTAACGTTTGAGACCTTGCAAATGCACAATGGTTCAGAGTCTACTACACAAACGCCACTCTACAACGCCATTACAAGTGTTCTAAAGGAGTTTGACCCAACTTGCGGCGTAACCCCAACCTTAACAACTGGCGGAACTGACTCACGCTTCTTTAGGGAAACAGGTAGCGTATGCTATGGTTTTCATCCCATGCGCCCTGATGAACCTAATGACCAGTTGGAAAAGCGTATGCATGGAATAGATGAGCGTATAACGGTGGAGAACCTTGTTTTTGGAACAAGCGTTTTCTACGAAGTGGTCAAAAGATTCATTACTTAA
- the gatD gene encoding Glu-tRNA(Gln) amidotransferase subunit GatD, which translates to MSQIEKSGYKGKALSLLKQADCDVGDILKITSKGKVYEGILIPRSELGEGTSIVIKMKSGYNIGIQADTDVKVEKIGKGTKPTFAAPPLPKQNPALPHVIIMSTGGTIASRVDYRTGAVRSAMSASDLYGVVPELADVARVDTEIVFSIYSENLTQKHWTELAQTVAKRIKQGVDGVVIAHGTDTMAYTSAALSFALQNLPVPVILVGAQRSSDRPSSDAATNLIGAVKAAGEAPFAEVGLAMHESVSDKAIVVHRGTKARKCHTSRRDTFKSINGFPIAKLVDQTVTMQTDEYKRRDPARKLILKPSFSEKVALIKFYPGLDPKVIDYYVDSGIKGILLEGSGLGHVSKYCFESIKKAIAKGVVVALASQCIWGRVNMNVYDTGRDLLSFGVVPLDDMFPETGLVKLMWVLGQTDDPKEAVKLLKTNIAGEFSLRTLPQEEKLQFEGGQ; encoded by the coding sequence ATGAGCCAAATTGAAAAATCAGGTTACAAAGGCAAGGCATTGAGCCTTCTAAAACAAGCCGACTGCGACGTTGGCGATATTCTCAAAATCACCAGTAAAGGCAAAGTCTACGAAGGCATCCTCATTCCGCGCTCAGAACTCGGTGAAGGCACAAGCATCGTTATTAAAATGAAAAGCGGCTACAACATCGGTATCCAAGCCGACACAGACGTAAAGGTGGAAAAAATCGGCAAAGGCACAAAACCAACCTTTGCAGCGCCACCCTTGCCCAAACAGAACCCTGCTTTGCCACATGTGATTATCATGAGTACTGGGGGCACAATCGCCAGTCGCGTGGACTACCGCACAGGAGCAGTCCGCTCAGCCATGTCTGCCAGTGACCTATACGGTGTTGTGCCAGAACTCGCCGATGTTGCGAGAGTGGACACTGAAATCGTGTTTAGTATTTACAGTGAAAACTTGACCCAAAAGCACTGGACTGAACTAGCACAAACCGTAGCCAAACGCATCAAGCAAGGTGTGGACGGCGTGGTTATCGCTCACGGTACAGACACGATGGCTTACACCTCAGCTGCATTAAGTTTTGCCCTCCAAAATTTGCCTGTTCCAGTTATCCTTGTCGGCGCTCAGCGCTCTTCCGACCGCCCCAGCAGTGACGCAGCAACCAACCTCATCGGCGCAGTGAAAGCAGCAGGCGAAGCCCCCTTTGCAGAAGTCGGTTTAGCCATGCATGAAAGCGTCTCAGACAAAGCTATTGTGGTTCACAGGGGCACGAAAGCGCGAAAGTGCCACACCAGCCGCAGAGACACCTTCAAATCCATCAACGGCTTCCCAATCGCCAAACTAGTAGACCAAACAGTAACAATGCAAACTGACGAGTATAAGCGCCGAGACCCCGCCAGAAAGCTGATTCTCAAACCAAGCTTTAGCGAAAAAGTCGCTTTAATCAAATTCTACCCGGGACTAGACCCAAAAGTAATCGACTACTACGTTGACAGCGGCATAAAGGGCATCTTGCTTGAGGGCTCAGGTTTGGGGCACGTTAGCAAATACTGCTTTGAAAGCATCAAAAAAGCCATAGCTAAAGGCGTGGTTGTTGCGTTAGCTTCACAGTGCATCTGGGGACGCGTGAACATGAACGTTTACGATACGGGGCGAGATTTGTTGTCTTTTGGTGTTGTTCCGCTTGATGACATGTTCCCTGAAACAGGGCTCGTGAAGCTTATGTGGGTGCTAGGGCAAACCGATGACCCCAAAGAAGCCGTCAAGTTGCTGAAAACTAACATTGCAGGCGAATTCTCGCTCAGAACGCTTCCGCAAGAAGAAAAACTCCAATTTGAAGGAGGACAATAA
- the gatE gene encoding Glu-tRNA(Gln) amidotransferase subunit GatE produces MTIDYAKVGLKVGLEIHQQLNVNSKLFCSCPPELFKEEPEITFLRRLRPTQSELGQVDPAAYFEFQKGVKILYEANRNSSCLVEMDEEPPHPINMDAVEVVLTASLMMNMQPVDEIHVMRKTVIDGSNTTGFQRTSVIALDGWIKVGEKTIPMQAASLEEDAARKTGTMDEGKTICYRIDRLGIPLIEVATAPVIYSPMEAQEVAFAIGRILRDTGKVMRGLGTIRQDLNVSIPNGALIEIKGVQELELISTVVEYEVQRQLGLISVKEELAKRGITQQALTEDFVDVSSIFKDTKCKVIKKALEKNQKAMAVKLKGFAGLLGKELMPNFRVGTELSDRAKFWGRVGGIFHTDEMPNYGITPQEVEALRKAVGAKEDDAVVFVADTAENVVDALKAVVERAKEALAGVPAETRTAKEDGTTRYMRPRPGAARMYPETDIPPQQITRELMEKVRSNLPEGAEKKLARLMKQYSLNEKLAKQLADSEYGILFEEIAKESGVPASTIAAFLTETVKSLKREAVAVENVNETQIKALFATVGRGELTKEAIADVFRWLSQNQEKTVKDATAALGLKMFSQADLEAIVDKVITTNKAVIEKQGKGAFGMLMGAVMKEVRGKANPEMVTKIVKQKIDQR; encoded by the coding sequence TTGACAATTGATTACGCAAAAGTGGGCTTGAAAGTTGGCTTAGAAATCCACCAGCAACTCAACGTGAACTCTAAACTGTTCTGCAGTTGCCCACCCGAACTATTCAAAGAAGAACCAGAAATCACATTTCTGCGCAGACTACGACCAACACAGAGCGAACTGGGACAAGTTGACCCAGCAGCCTACTTTGAGTTCCAGAAAGGCGTAAAAATCCTCTACGAAGCAAACCGCAACAGTTCCTGCCTTGTGGAGATGGATGAGGAGCCACCACACCCCATCAACATGGATGCAGTTGAGGTGGTTTTGACTGCCTCGTTGATGATGAATATGCAACCTGTTGATGAAATTCATGTGATGCGCAAAACAGTCATTGACGGCTCAAACACTACTGGCTTCCAGAGAACCAGCGTAATTGCCCTGGACGGTTGGATAAAGGTTGGAGAAAAAACTATTCCGATGCAAGCGGCTAGCCTCGAAGAAGATGCCGCGCGTAAAACGGGAACGATGGATGAGGGGAAAACTATTTGCTACCGCATTGACCGCTTAGGAATCCCGCTTATCGAAGTTGCAACGGCGCCTGTGATTTATTCGCCAATGGAAGCGCAGGAGGTCGCTTTCGCCATCGGCAGGATTCTGCGTGACACAGGCAAAGTCATGCGCGGTTTAGGCACAATAAGGCAGGACCTTAACGTGTCGATTCCGAACGGCGCTTTAATCGAAATTAAAGGCGTCCAAGAGCTTGAGTTAATTTCCACAGTCGTGGAGTATGAGGTTCAACGCCAACTCGGTTTAATCAGCGTCAAAGAAGAACTGGCAAAACGAGGCATAACCCAGCAAGCATTAACAGAGGATTTTGTTGATGTCTCAAGCATATTTAAAGATACAAAATGTAAGGTCATCAAAAAAGCACTGGAGAAAAACCAGAAAGCCATGGCTGTCAAACTGAAAGGCTTCGCAGGGCTGCTTGGAAAAGAGTTGATGCCTAACTTCCGTGTCGGCACCGAGCTTTCTGACCGCGCAAAGTTCTGGGGCAGAGTCGGCGGAATATTCCATACTGATGAAATGCCCAACTACGGCATAACACCCCAAGAGGTTGAAGCATTACGCAAGGCAGTTGGCGCTAAAGAGGATGATGCTGTGGTTTTTGTGGCTGACACCGCAGAGAACGTTGTAGATGCGTTAAAAGCGGTGGTTGAACGCGCCAAAGAAGCCTTGGCGGGTGTTCCCGCAGAAACACGTACCGCAAAAGAGGATGGCACAACAAGATACATGCGTCCAAGACCTGGAGCAGCCAGAATGTATCCTGAAACTGACATTCCACCTCAGCAAATAACACGCGAACTCATGGAAAAAGTGCGTTCAAACCTGCCCGAGGGCGCAGAAAAGAAGCTTGCACGATTAATGAAACAGTACAGTTTAAATGAAAAATTGGCAAAGCAGCTTGCAGATTCAGAATACGGCATCTTGTTTGAGGAGATTGCCAAAGAAAGCGGAGTTCCAGCATCAACAATTGCAGCCTTCTTAACCGAAACGGTCAAGTCGCTTAAGCGTGAAGCCGTTGCCGTAGAAAACGTCAATGAGACCCAAATCAAAGCGCTGTTCGCTACTGTCGGCAGAGGCGAACTGACCAAAGAAGCCATCGCAGACGTGTTTCGCTGGCTCTCACAAAACCAAGAAAAAACAGTAAAAGATGCTACTGCGGCTTTGGGCTTGAAAATGTTTTCGCAAGCAGACCTTGAAGCCATAGTTGACAAAGTAATAACAACAAACAAAGCAGTTATAGAAAAGCAGGGCAAGGGCGCTTTCGGCATGCTGATGGGTGCAGTTATGAAAGAAGTCCGCGGCAAAGCAAACCCCGAAATGGTCACCAAAATAGTAAAACAAAAAATCGATCAACGTTGA
- a CDS encoding trypsin-like peptidase domain-containing protein, which translates to MLTTKSYSKASASFFILIFIAGLLVGGLLLYYANYRQISGLTEQLSELQSKVSALQGNQNATYQDITIIQNGTSLADIYSNVRQSVVLIQGKTSDGGVQGSGFVYYAEGRNVILTNYHVVEGTTSLSVTFYDGMGYSATILGTDPYSDLAVLSVNDAPQSKLKPLTIVSSSTLREGEQVIAIGNPYGLVGSLTTGVVSALGRTITEDTAGGFSIANIIQTSTPINPGNSGGPLLNAVGSVVGITTAIVSNSQGLGFAIPSNTILREISALINTGTYRGHSYLGVTGRDMSYSLAQEVGANVTYGWQIASVTRGAPSDGKLRVGDIVIALNGQRITNNDDLASYLEEHTTPGDTLLITVMRGSEQVDVPVVLGTRPAPTT; encoded by the coding sequence ATGTTAACGACTAAGAGCTACAGTAAAGCTTCAGCAAGCTTTTTCATCCTTATTTTCATCGCAGGATTACTGGTTGGAGGTTTACTCCTCTACTATGCGAATTATCGTCAAATAAGCGGTCTCACCGAGCAACTATCAGAATTACAGAGTAAGGTTTCAGCTCTCCAAGGCAACCAAAACGCAACCTACCAAGACATCACCATAATCCAAAACGGGACATCGCTCGCCGATATCTATTCTAACGTTCGGCAATCGGTTGTTCTAATACAAGGCAAAACCAGTGACGGAGGCGTGCAAGGGTCAGGTTTCGTTTACTATGCTGAAGGCAGAAACGTTATTTTAACAAATTACCACGTAGTTGAAGGCACAACCAGTTTAAGCGTTACCTTTTACGATGGAATGGGCTATTCAGCAACCATTCTCGGCACTGACCCATACTCAGATTTAGCAGTTCTCTCAGTAAATGACGCGCCGCAATCAAAGCTTAAGCCATTAACAATCGTTAGTTCGTCCACATTACGTGAAGGTGAACAAGTCATCGCTATAGGAAACCCCTATGGACTCGTAGGCTCCTTGACCACAGGAGTTGTGAGCGCTCTAGGAAGAACTATAACTGAGGATACAGCTGGAGGCTTTAGTATTGCTAACATTATTCAAACCAGCACTCCGATAAATCCAGGAAACTCTGGTGGTCCACTGCTCAATGCAGTTGGCAGTGTAGTTGGCATTACAACAGCTATAGTTTCTAACTCACAAGGTTTAGGATTTGCAATCCCCTCAAACACAATATTGCGAGAAATCTCTGCGCTTATAAATACAGGTACATATCGTGGTCATTCATATTTAGGCGTCACTGGCAGAGATATGAGCTACAGTTTAGCTCAAGAAGTCGGCGCAAACGTAACTTACGGCTGGCAAATCGCCTCTGTAACGCGGGGAGCACCATCCGATGGTAAACTACGCGTTGGAGACATAGTCATCGCATTAAACGGGCAACGTATAACAAACAACGATGACTTAGCAAGCTACTTAGAAGAACACACAACGCCAGGCGACACCCTCCTCATCACCGTTATGAGGGGAAGCGAACAGGTCGATGTGCCCGTGGTTTTGGGAACACGCCCAGCGCCTACTACATAA
- a CDS encoding metallophosphatase family protein has translation MIGGQTLVGKEQANFKASKTIGLISDTHVPKRARCIPPKVFEIFQNVDYIIHAGDLVEFAVIDELEQFAPVLAVHGNMDGLDIMGALPRLNSLKVFDWKIGVMHDPNVLYGLSRMRELARHHGFNVFVYGHTHIASIKWEDKILYINPGSPTDPESFSNKPSVGLLKVTKQTITPQIIEI, from the coding sequence ATGATTGGTGGACAAACGTTAGTTGGTAAAGAGCAGGCAAACTTCAAAGCCAGCAAAACCATCGGTTTAATTTCTGATACTCATGTACCTAAGCGAGCACGTTGTATACCTCCTAAAGTTTTTGAAATCTTTCAAAACGTTGATTACATCATTCATGCAGGCGATTTGGTGGAGTTTGCTGTAATTGATGAGTTAGAGCAGTTTGCACCCGTTTTAGCGGTTCACGGCAACATGGATGGCTTAGATATTATGGGTGCTCTACCGAGACTTAACTCGCTTAAGGTTTTTGATTGGAAAATCGGTGTTATGCATGATCCAAACGTTCTATACGGTTTGAGCAGAATGCGGGAACTTGCTAGGCATCACGGCTTTAACGTTTTTGTTTATGGGCATACACATATTGCCAGCATTAAGTGGGAAGACAAAATCCTCTACATTAATCCAGGTAGTCCTACGGATCCAGAGTCTTTCAGTAATAAACCTTCAGTTGGATTGTTAAAAGTTACTAAGCAAACGATAACTCCGCAGATAATTGAGATATAA
- a CDS encoding Lrp/AsnC family transcriptional regulator — MKELKPIDYKILFELMKDSHRSDRQLAKALGVSQPTVTRRRAMLEENFIEGYTVIPKFGQIGLEIAAITFLKSKLKYQTGEAKTQALRKMKEWYMKQTNVVLVMDGRGMGWDAVCISLHEKFADFAEFIRAHDSELSEWVVESQTFHADLKGGIIIKPFHLKYLTSLKQ, encoded by the coding sequence ATGAAAGAGTTAAAACCGATTGACTATAAGATACTTTTTGAGCTGATGAAAGACTCGCACAGAAGTGATAGGCAGCTGGCAAAGGCTTTAGGTGTTTCTCAACCTACAGTGACTCGGAGACGTGCAATGCTGGAAGAAAACTTCATTGAGGGATACACTGTTATTCCCAAGTTCGGACAAATAGGATTAGAAATTGCAGCAATAACATTTTTGAAGAGCAAACTAAAGTATCAAACAGGCGAAGCAAAAACCCAAGCTCTGCGTAAGATGAAAGAATGGTACATGAAGCAAACAAACGTAGTTTTGGTTATGGATGGCAGAGGAATGGGTTGGGATGCTGTATGCATTTCGCTTCACGAAAAGTTTGCTGATTTTGCAGAGTTTATCCGAGCTCACGACTCAGAATTGTCAGAATGGGTTGTTGAAAGTCAAACCTTCCATGCTGACCTAAAAGGCGGCATAATCATTAAACCGTTTCACCTCAAATACCTAACATCTCTCAAACAGTAG
- the glgP gene encoding alpha-glucan family phosphorylase, which yields MDDLQGVLRGQKIAYFSMEVGLTNEIPTYAGGLGTLAGDAIRSSADLKLPLVAVTLISKKNYFQQKLDSEGRQSEQPSEWNPQQFMTLLPNEVTVEIQGRPVKVKAWLYKYKGVTGGVVPVFFLDTDFDGNLPEDREISFYLYGGDERYRLKQETVLGFGGVRMLDALGFKVRKYHMNEGHSSFLALELLHKNGMDSSKVCELCVFTTHTPVESGHDRFNYDLVREVLGNSTDLTLLRQYGGTERLNMTLLALNLSNYVNGVAKRHQQVSQKMFSGYTINAITNGVHSYTWTGESYRRLYDKYLPGWTIEPALLAKVDRIPDEEIWQAHKEQKDALINFANQAVNGKLRNDVFTIGFARRATEYKRATMLFSDIERLRKISRKNKVQAIYAGKAHPRDGGGKRLIEQIYTYAKTLKGDVEIVYLENYDMNIAAKMVGGVDLWLNTPLRPMEASGTSGMKAAHNGAVNFSVLDGWWIEGWIENLTGWSIGPHPDEGLEDQSCFLKETDDLYSKLEYIITPMFYNNRDEWIKMMKNSIGKIAYYFNSHRMMHRYVTEAYL from the coding sequence ATGGATGACTTGCAGGGTGTCTTGAGAGGGCAGAAGATAGCATATTTCTCCATGGAAGTGGGCTTAACAAACGAAATCCCAACGTATGCCGGCGGTTTAGGCACTCTTGCAGGCGACGCTATTCGTTCAAGTGCAGATTTAAAACTTCCTCTTGTGGCTGTTACGTTAATTAGTAAGAAAAATTATTTTCAGCAAAAGCTTGATTCTGAGGGACGACAAAGCGAGCAACCCAGCGAATGGAACCCTCAACAGTTTATGACCCTTTTGCCCAATGAAGTTACTGTTGAAATTCAGGGCAGACCTGTTAAGGTCAAGGCTTGGCTCTACAAATACAAGGGCGTAACTGGCGGAGTTGTTCCAGTGTTTTTCCTTGACACCGATTTTGACGGCAACCTACCTGAAGATAGAGAAATCAGTTTTTACCTCTATGGCGGCGACGAACGCTACAGACTAAAACAGGAAACTGTTCTGGGTTTTGGCGGCGTTCGAATGCTGGATGCTTTGGGCTTTAAGGTTCGAAAGTACCACATGAATGAAGGACACTCTAGTTTTTTGGCACTGGAACTTCTACATAAGAACGGCATGGACTCATCAAAGGTTTGTGAATTATGCGTGTTCACTACGCATACGCCTGTGGAGTCTGGTCACGACCGATTCAATTATGATTTAGTGCGCGAAGTATTAGGCAACTCTACAGATTTAACGCTACTTCGGCAATACGGAGGCACTGAACGGTTGAACATGACACTTTTGGCTTTGAACCTAAGCAACTACGTTAACGGTGTGGCTAAGCGTCACCAGCAGGTTTCGCAAAAAATGTTCTCCGGCTACACAATTAACGCCATAACAAACGGCGTGCACTCCTACACTTGGACAGGCGAGAGCTATCGACGACTCTATGACAAGTACCTGCCCGGTTGGACGATAGAACCTGCACTTTTGGCGAAGGTTGACCGCATTCCAGACGAAGAAATTTGGCAAGCGCACAAAGAACAAAAGGATGCATTGATTAATTTTGCCAATCAAGCCGTTAATGGCAAGCTACGTAATGATGTGTTTACGATTGGGTTTGCGCGTAGAGCAACAGAATACAAGCGAGCAACTATGCTTTTCTCAGACATTGAACGATTAAGAAAAATTAGTAGGAAGAACAAGGTTCAAGCTATCTACGCTGGGAAGGCACATCCGCGGGATGGCGGAGGTAAACGACTCATAGAACAAATTTATACTTATGCTAAAACGCTAAAGGGTGATGTGGAAATAGTTTATTTGGAAAACTACGACATGAACATCGCAGCTAAGATGGTTGGAGGCGTGGATTTGTGGTTGAATACGCCGCTTCGACCTATGGAGGCTTCAGGTACAAGTGGAATGAAAGCTGCTCACAACGGCGCGGTAAATTTTAGCGTTCTTGATGGTTGGTGGATTGAGGGTTGGATAGAGAACCTTACTGGTTGGTCTATAGGTCCGCATCCTGATGAAGGTTTAGAAGACCAAAGTTGCTTCCTCAAGGAAACCGATGACCTCTACAGCAAGCTTGAGTACATAATCACACCGATGTTTTACAATAACCGTGATGAATGGATAAAGATGATGAAAAACTCGATTGGTAAGATAGCCTACTATTTTAACAGCCACAGAATGATGCACCGCTACGTAACTGAAGCTTACTTATAA
- a CDS encoding YkgJ family cysteine cluster protein produces MRCSHCGVCCTQTEMLLSKKDIKRLENKGYSPKSFVRYDKQGYAQLKNRDGYCVFYDCKKHRCIVYDDRPTGCRVYPVIVDEENGIVLDTICQSRNTITEEEKTLKGKRVIRLLERIDAEAMERRSGVKKT; encoded by the coding sequence ATGCGTTGCTCACATTGTGGAGTTTGTTGCACACAAACCGAAATGCTACTCTCCAAAAAAGACATTAAACGCTTAGAAAACAAAGGCTACAGCCCTAAAAGCTTCGTTCGATACGATAAACAAGGCTACGCGCAACTAAAAAACCGCGATGGGTACTGTGTCTTCTATGACTGTAAAAAACACCGTTGCATCGTTTACGATGATAGACCCACAGGTTGCAGAGTTTACCCAGTGATCGTCGACGAGGAGAACGGAATTGTTTTAGACACTATTTGCCAATCCAGAAACACCATAACTGAAGAGGAAAAAACCCTCAAAGGCAAAAGAGTTATCCGACTTTTAGAGCGAATTGATGCAGAAGCAATGGAGCGGCGTTCAGGTGTTAAAAAAACTTAG